One Sporosarcina sp. FSL W8-0480 genomic window, TTGGCGTTTAGACTACTTGCTTAATGAAAGCTTTTCCATTACGGGAAGCTTTTTTTAGGTTTTAATGCGATAATGAAAAAAAGACGAATAAAGGATGACACGATGACGAAAACAATAGATGTACAAGTAAATGCACAAAGTATAGCGGCGTTTAAGAAGGGATATCCACTTATATTAAAGGATGCTGTGGTGAATCCGGAAGTGCTGAAAGAGGAAGGCACGCTCATCCGCTTAATCGATAAATACCGTAAGTTTGTCGCGAAAGGCTATTATGGCAATCAAAACAAAGGTATCGGATGGGTATTGACGAGGGATGACAATGAGGAGATTGACTTTGAATTTTTCGAATCAAGGATCTCAGGAGCCCTTTCACGCCGAGAGTCTTTTTTCGAAGATAGCGAGACGACCGCATTCCGTGTCTTCAATGGTGAAGGCGATGGGATCGGCGGATTGACAATCGATTATTTTGACGGCTTTTACATGGTCAGCTGGTATAGTGAAGGCATCTACTCGATGAAGCATCACGTTTATGGAGTTTTGGACAAACTTGTGGACTACAAGGCAATCTATGAGAAAAAGCGATTCGATACGAAAGGCCAATACATCGAGCAGGATGATTTCGTGAAGGGTACGCCTGGAGATTTCCCAATCATTGTAAAAGAAAATGGCATGAACTTTGCTGTTGATTTGAATGATGGGGCTATGACGGGCATTTTCCTCGATCAGCGAGATGTGAGGAAAGCGTTGCGCGACAAATATTCAGACGGCAAGCATGTGCTGAATACATTTTCGTATACAGGTGCGTTTTCGGTTGCTGCAGCTCTCGGTGGTGCACGTGAGACGACGAGCGTCGATTTGGCAAAGCGCAGTTTGCCGAAGACAATTGAGCAGTTCAGCGTGAATGGCATTGATTATGAAGCGCAAAACATTAAAGTGATGGACGTGTTTGATTATTTCCGTTACGCGAAACGCCACGAGCTGAAATTTGACGTCGTCGTTCTCGACCCGCCAAGTTTTGCACGTTCGAAGAAATATACATTCAGCACAGCAAAGGATTATCCGGCGCTGCTTGAAGATGCTATTGCTATTACGGAAAAGAACGGCATCATCGTTGCTTCAACGAATAACGCAAGCTTCAGCATGAAGAAGTTCAAGTCGTTTATCGATAAAGGATTTGCGGATGCCGGTTCACGGTATAAAATTCTTGAGGAATCCTCATTGCCAAAAGATTTCCGTACAAACCGCGACTTCCCGGAATTTAACTATTTAAAGGTTGTCATCTTACAGAAGCTGAAATAAGGAACTGGACGCCACCTCCTGTACGGGGGTGGTTTTTTGTTAAGATTGCAATTACCGAAAGAAAAAAGTTCAATAGATAGAAAGAGAGAAGGGGGAGTGCGGATGATTGAGGCGGTTTTGCATGGTGCAATCTTGGCCCTCGGGTTGATAATCCCGTTGGGGGCTCAAAATGTGTTTGTGTTCAATCAGGGGGCATTGCAACCGAGGTTGGTGAAGGCACTGCCTGTGGTCGTTACTGCAGGGATTTGCGATACGATATTAATCGTGGCGGCCGTTTCGGGCGTCTCGTTACTCATTTTGACGTTCCAGTGGCTGGAAACAATTATTTTTGCAGTAGGAATCTTGTTTTTAATCTTCATCGGAATTTCCCTTTGGCGGAGTGCCCCATCCGCGGCAATAGCGGAAGAGGAACGATTTTCTCCCAAAAAGCAAATCATGTTCGCTGCATCGGTATCCTTATTGAACCCTCATGCAATCCTTGATACGATCGGCGTCATCGGTTCGAACGCGTTAAGTTATTCAGGGGAGACTCGAGTTGCGTTCACGTTGACGACAATCATCATTTCATGGTGTTGGTTTTTCGGGCTCGCACTTGCAGGAAGGCTGCTTGGCAAGATGGATACAAGAGGGAAATTCATTGGCTTGTTGAATAAAATCTCCGCTTTCGTCGTATGGGGAGTTGCGGTGTATATGGCATTCCGGATATGGGGCAAGTTTTTTTGAATATATCTATTGAATCGGTAAATTTATCTATCGAATGCTGTAAGTTATCTATCGAATCCACTGTTTTATCTATCGAATAGTGAAACTTTTCACCAAGTCAGGACTTTAAGACCGAAAAAAGGAGCGAGGGATTACAACTCCCTCAGCTCCTCATTCAATTTCTCAGCTTGCTTTCTGAAATACATGTAAAACGCGGCCCAAATGATTGCATAGAACCCAATGAAAATACCAAGCATGCTGAGGAATCCTTTCATCGTAAAAGGAATCCACCCGATGACGAACGCAACTATGAAGTATAGCGCAGTGACGCTGAGGAAATGCAACGTCGTTTGCATTGGCAATGTCAGTTTCTCATTTTCAAAAAGCAATGGTGTCACTGTAAAGAACCAGCCGCAGAATACAGTTCCTATCACATTTTTAGATAATATGGCTGCATCCAACATATCTTTATCGCCAAAATGTATGACCGCCATTATTGTAACGAGGGCGAGGAATGAGCCGAAAAAGATGCCTAATATGCTTCTTGTCAAAAACGTCTTCATCCATTTTTCCTCCTGTTCATCTTCAATGCTTCCTTAATGCCGCCCACATATGTCCGCGACACATACTCCTTTGCACCTGATTTGAAGTGAACTACCAATGTCCCATTAAAAGAGGCTTCAAATCGGCTTAGTTCATGCAAATTGGCGATGACCGATTTCGACAGCCTGATGAACTTTGTAGAAGGAAGTATTTCCTCAAGCTCATATAACTTCTCCTTCAAAGAAAAGGAGCCTACCGCCGTCACTGCCATGACACCCTCCTTCTCCGTATGGAAATAATGAATTTCGTCCGGCTTCAAAATATGCTGCATCTCACCGTCTTTCCCAACGAGAAACTCTGTTTTCTTCCCCTTCAAAAAATCAAGGATCTCTTTTATCGAATCATCCACTTCATTGCAATGGATGGTTACTTTTGTCTCTTCATAATCGCTGTCGATATCCAAGGTAACTTTCATTTTGTCCATCCCCCTTCACCATATAATACCATTGGAAAAGGATTATTTTCTTAGTTTATTTGCAAAACGGAGTATGAAAAGTGATACGATTACGCAGCTGATAATAAATCCGATTGATAGCAGAGTGCTGCTATCCCATTGAAATTGACCGTTCCAGACGGCGATAAATAATTGATTCATATGGTAGATTGGGTTGAATTCTGCAATTACCTGAACGAATTTCGGCATCATATCGATTGGCATTGTGAATCCGCCAGTGAACATGACAATTTGAAAAATGACGATGGAGAAAACGAGTGCGCCATTCATGCTTGTGAATAAAGAATAGATAGCGGAAGAAATGATGAGTAAGGCGGCATTGAAAAGCATGAACGTGATGAACGCCATTATGAAATTAATTGGATGGAATGAAAGGTCATAAGCAACCATTCCAATGAAAAATACTAAGAAATAGCCGAAGCTTGTAATAATGATAGCTCTAAGAATATTTGAGATGAGCAATGTCCTTTTTGGAACAGGTGATAAATTGATGCGCTTTTCGACACCAGTTGTCCGGTTCATCACCTGATCGAATCCGAATGCGAAAAAGACGACACCGAATGTAATAAGAAGGATGAAGGAAGGCGTGTACGTTTCAGCATAACTAAGATTGCCTGCATACATAGTGTCACCGAAAAGTTGGCCCATGAATAAATACGTAACCGGTGGAACGATGATCGTGAATACCATATAAAAGATTTCCCTTGAGAACATCAGTAAATCGTACTTAAGTTGAGTCGCTAACATATGAATTCCTCCTTAAATGGATACCTTTGAAAGATAAAAATCGTTGATAGATTTATAACCCGAAGATAAAATCCCTTGAGTCGTATCGAACACTTCATTGACTCCGTCATTCAGAAGCATCACTTTATCGCAATAGAGTTCGACTTCATCCATATTATGTGTCGTTAAAATGACCGTGCCGCCTGTACGCTTGTTGTACTCGGAAATGTACATCCAAAGCATATTCCGCATATGGGGATCGAGACCGGTCGTCGGTTCATCTAAAATAAGCATTTTTGGCTCGGATAAAAAGGCGATTGCAAGACTGACAATTTGTTTCCATCCACCGGATAGCTTATCGAAGTATTTCTTCCGGTGCGGCTGAAGTTTGAAGTCGATGATGATTTGCTCAATATCGACAGGTGATTTGTAATACGTTTTGAAGAGCTTTAGAAGCTCCGCGACTTTTAGTGTTTTATAAAATTGAGTAGGTTGCAATACAGCAGATATATCTTTTCGTACGTTCTCGAGCCCGCTATATGATAAGGTCCGAAGTTCTTTATCGAATAACAGTACATTCCCTTCGTCATACGATTTCAAAGTCATCAGGATTTCAAGGAATGTTGATTTACCTGCACCGTTTTTCCCGATTACGCCGATGATTTCTCCAGCCTGTGCTTTGAAATCAATGCCCCGTAATACTTTGTGCGCCCCATAAGCTTTTTGCAAATTGCTAACATGAACAATCTCCATTTTCAAATTCCCTCCGTCGCTGTTCTTTGTACACTTACTATATACAGAGATTCGGAATCCGTATGCCGATTTTCGATGACTGGTAGATATTCTACTGTTAGTTGCAAAAAAACGGAGGTCAGTTGCATAAGGGGAAGGGGTTTTCTTGAGCATGCTGAGTTATGCGTGAGTTTGATATACTTTTGCACCCTCGGGACCTCTTGCGCAATGCAAGCAAGGAATATTTTAGCTCAAGGTCCATTCTTTCGCACAAGGGTCCATTCATTCGAGTTGAAGGTCCATTCTTTCGCACAAGGGTCCATTCTTTCGCACAAGGGTCCATTCATTCCAGTTTAAGGTCCATTCTTTCATACAAGAGTCCATTCATTCCAGTTTAAGGTCCATTCTTAGTCAAGTCCTTAGTCTTGTGTAAATTCCCTTTAATGTTTTCAGGTTAATATAAGACGTTACAAATATGTTAGGCAATACTGGATATGCCTACGAAACTCTATCTCGCAACTTTACTTGGAGAGGCGGACATGATAGCCTTGGCGGGAAAAGCCAGCCCTAACGGCTGGGTTTCCTGGCTTGGGACTCATGCCCGCAGAGGCTCCAAGTCAAGTTGCTTCACGATGCATCAAGTCTTACGACTTTTTAGCTGTAAACAATCGTTTATTCCAGTATTTATTTGATTCGACATAACTGATGAGTACGGCGCCAATCAACCTAAAAGCGGATTGGGTATTCGGGAAGATCCGGATAACTCTTTCACGCCTGCGGATCTCTTCATTCAGCCTTTCTACACCATTAGTGCTTCGTATCGACTTGCGATGGGCGATAGGAAAATTCATGTATTGGATTGAGTCTTCAAATCCCTCGTCAAGTATTTTTAATGCTTTTTGGTACTTGGGATTCTCTTCGTACTTTTCAAAGAACAGCTCTTTCAGACTTCGCACGGTGTCCATATCTTCTGCGGCAAATATGCTTTTTAGTAGACTGATTGCTTCCTGGTTGTCCTTTTTAGGGAAAGCTTCTACGATGTTGCGTTTGAAGTGGACATTGCATCGCTGCCAAGAGGTTCCTAAAAAATCCTCTTGAATGGCTTTTTTAAGACCTTCATGGGCATCGGAAACAACCAGTTTTGGTGATTGTAGACCTCTTGAAATAAGATGTTGGAAAAAGGAGGACCAACTCTTATAACTTTCGTTATGATCTACTTTCAACCCTAAGATTTCCCGACGACCTTCCTTGTCCACTCCCAAAGCGATGTAGACGGCTTTAGAGACTACACGGTTGTGCTCCCTAACTTTAATGTACATTGCGTCCACAAATAAGTAAGGATAAAAGTTTGTATTCAAAGGACGATTTGCCCATTCATTGACAATGGGATCCAGTTTCGCTGTAAGGGAGGAAACGAATGATTTTGACACACTCTTACCGCAAAGCTGTTCAACAATCTTGGTGACTTTTCGTGTTGACACCCCATTCACAACCATTTCAAGCATGGATAGAACAAGGGCTTGGTCACATCGCGCATATCTTTCAAAGACTGAGGGAGCGAAATCACCTTGGCGAGTACGGGGAACCTTCAAAGTAATCTTTCCGATACTCATGGTAAAATCACGCTCATAATATCCGTTTCGATAATCTACACGGTCGGCAGAACGCTCGTAGGACGCAGCGTTCAAGTACTCATCCCGTTCCATTTCCATGTATTCGTTCAGGACTAAAACGATTGTGGATTTGACGACAGCATCAATGTTTGAATTCATCACAGAGTCTTTTAAAACATCCATATCTAGGTTAAAATTAAGTTGGGCCATTTTCCATTCCTCCAAATGTTTATCGTGGTTGAAAACATTTTATCACAAGGGATGGAAAAGGCCTTTTCCTATTTACACAATTATATGGACTTAATCCCATTCTTTCGCACAAGGGTCCATTCATTCCAGTTAAGGTCCATTCTTTCGCATGAGGGTCCATTCATTCCAGTTTAAGGTCCATTCTTTCGCACAAGGGTCCATTAATTACAGCTCAAGGTCCATTCTCTCTATTTCAAGATTTTTCGGAAAATATATGACGCAGAAGGAAACCAAATCGACGATGAATTCGTCACAGTAAATAGTGCAATCGCAAAATTATGAACTATTTCTTACTTACAAGGGGGATGGGAAATGATTATTATGATCAACGGGGCGTTTGGTGTCGGGAAGACATCGGTTGCAAATGAACTATTGCGTAGATTGGACGGAGCTATGCTATTTGATCCGGAAGCGATTGGGTTCATGCTGAGGCATATTATCCCGCAAGAAATGAAATTGGATAGAGAGAAAACCGGGGATTTTCAAGACTTGGAAATGTGGAGGCCATTGACGGTCGAAGTGGCAAAACAGCTTCGCGAGACGTATGGGAAAGACTTGATCGTGCCGATGACGATTTACAATAAGGACTATTTTAATACAATCCATGGTGGTTTTAGGCGAATTGATCCTGAAACGTATCATTTCTGTTTGGTCGCTAAAAAGGAGACTATCCATCAACGACTCATTGAACGTGGGGAAGAGGAAGGCAATTGGTGCTTCCAGCAGACGGATAAATGCCTATCAGGGTTTGAGGACTTCCGTTTTGAACAATTCATACAAACTGACGATACCGGGATTGAAGAAATTGCTAATTTCATTTGCAAGGAGACTGCAGTTAAGTCGATAAATAACTGACAAAAACTTACCATTCAGTAATCTTAACAAACACTTTACATCATACTTTTTCCCTATGACCTATACTTGCTATAGACTATAGATCATCAAGGGGATGCTTGGAATTGAGAATGACAGTCGGAAAGAAGTTATGGCTTGGATTTTTAGCAATACTATCAATCGTTCTCTTTGTAGGGGCGTCTGGCCTCTGGGCCCTATATAAATTGAATGCAGAATACCGTTATTTAATTGACGACAAAATAAAAAACGTCATCGCCATGGAACAACTATTGTCAGCCCAACATGCGGATGCAAAAAACATCCGTGGCTACATCATTTACCAAGAGCAAACATACGTGGAACAACGAACAGAAATTATGGAATCCATTAAGGGACATATAAAAGAGTTGGACAAAGCATTACATACTCCATCCGCCCATGAAATGATGAAAAACGTGAAGGAGACATCTAAGAGCGCGGAACAAATTAGTGAACTCATCATCCGAGATGTTCACTCGGGGAATATGGAAAGCGCTATGAACTTGGCAAAGGAAGTATCCTACTACCAGGAGAAGGTTTCGGCCAATCTTCAACAGCTGATTCACCAGCAAGAATCTGAAAAGAAAAATACTGAAGAGCAGCTACAAACCGTGTTGAAGTGGATATATGTAAGTATTGTAGGCTTGATCGGTGTTGCAGTCATAACAAGTATCATCATAGCCCGAATCATTAGCAATAGCATCGCTCGACCGGTACGAAATATGACTGCGTCTCTTGCACAACTCGCAAACGGAGATTTTACTTCCGGGCCGATTTTAGTCCACAACAAAGATGAAATAGGGGATATGGCTATCGCACTTAATGGGATGACGGATGACTTGAGGGGAATTCTGAAGACTGTCAAAGACTCTGCTATTCTGCTTGCTAACCATGCGGAGGAATTATCCGCAAGCTCGGAGGAAAGCTTAGCCGCCTCGAAAACAGTTGCAGAAATAACGGAGCGGAATTTGATTGCGAGTGATGAACAGGTCGGAAAAGTGAATGATTCCACTCGTTCTTTGAATGAAATGCTAAAAGGGATTGACCATATTAGCAACGATAATGAAAAGATGCAACATGCTTCAACGGAAGTTGCTGGCCACGTTTTAGATGGGGCTTCAAAGATGAAAGATTTAACAAGCCAAATGGCGGAAATTAGTTCCTCCATTCAGAGGTCATCCAACACAATCGGTCAACTAGCGACCCAATCGGAAAAAATCCGCGAAGTGACGACTGTTATAACAAAGATGGCAGAGCAGACAAACCTATTAGCGTTGAATGCGGCAATTGAAGCCGCACGAGCGGGTGAACATGGTAAAGGGTTTGCTGTTGTAGCCAATGAGGTGCGCCATCTTGCGGATCAATCGAAACAGTCAGCAGCAGATATTGGGAGATTAATCGATGAGATAGTGCATAGTGTTGAAAGAACGATTGTAACTGCAGAAGAAGGCTATTTATTTGTTGCGAAAGGAAGGGAACTGTCGGAAAGAACGGGGTATGTGTTTCAGCAGATTGAAAGTGCAACAGGAATGATGAACGGTGCAATGAATGCTGTCTCCACAACTATTAAAGAAGTGCGGTCCATGACGGATATCATATCGGCTGAATCGATAGATGTACAAAACCTTGCATTGCAAACACTAACGGAAGCCCAATCGGCAAGCGCAGCAACAGAAGAACAGCTATCCGCAAATTCGGAGATATCTATGAACGCGCAGGCGTTAGCTATACTGGCGGAACGTCTTCTGAGGGATGTGAATCGATTTAAGATAGCTGAGTAGTGGATTAAAGGGGGATTGAATAATGAAGGCAATTATATTTGATTTTGATGGGACATTGGCGAATACATTACCAATTTGTTATTACGCATTTCAAAGCGTCTTTAAGGAATACGATAATAGAGAAATTACGCCAAACGAGATTATAGGAATGTTTGGTCCTTCGGAAGTTGGCATTCTTAGAAAGAATCTATTAAGCACTCGTAAAGACGAGGCGATAGAATATTTCTACCAACAATACTCAGAGTTTCATATGGACTTAGTAAAAGCTAATCAAGACATACATAAAATGATTTCTATCCTAAAAGGGATGGATATAAAGTTGGGAATTTTCACAGGCAAGGCAAAAAGAAGCTTAGACATCTCCTTGGAAAAATTAGATATGGAAGGGTTGTTCGATTGTGTAATCACGGGCGATGATGTATGTAAGCCTAAACCCGATCCGGAAGGGCTTGTGAAAGCCTTATCGTTACTAAAAGTGGATAATTCTGAAGCGATTTTTGTTGGAGATAGTGATGCGGATATAATTGCTGGATTGCAAGCTAATGTATTTACAATTGGTGTACAGTGGCTCCCTGAATATCAAACTGCAGTATTTAGTGAACAACCAAATTTGCTGATGGGTAGCGTGGCGGAATTTGAGAATTATGTGAAGGGTGAAGTTAAATGAGTACACAATGGTTGAATTGGGCAAAAAGAATTCAGGCATTGTCTCAGTCGGGATTAGCCTTTTCAAAAGATATTTATGATATAGAGCGTTACGAGGAGTTACGAAAAATTAGTGTTGAGATAATAGCGGAGTATACCAATCTTGATATGAATAAAATTGAAGACTTGTTCGCTAATGAAACAGGCTATCAAACTCCGAAAGTAGATGTTCGAGGTGTCGTATTTAAAAATGATCAAATCTTAATGGTGAAAGAGAACATAGATGATAAATGGGCTTTGCCGGGTGGATTTTGCGACATAGAACTATCTCCTACTGAGAATGTAGTAAAGGAGATTAAAGAGGAATCCGGATACGATGTAATTCCAGTAAAAATAATTGCCTTATTAGATAAAAACAAGCACCCTCATCCTCCAGAACCATATCATTACTATAAGATTTTCATCATGTGTGAAATTATTGGAGGAGGTCCAGCTGTGGGACCGGAAACGAACCAAGTTGAGTTCTTTTCTAAGAACAATTTACCCCCACTCTCTAAAAATCGAAATACCGAGTCCCAAATTATAACTATGTTTGAATTCTTATGGAATCCTCATAAGGAAACGGTTTTTGATTGATAATTCCACCATTAGTAGAATTATAGTATTCAACCAATAGTTGATAGGCGGTTTGGTAACAATATGCTACGCTGAAGTTAACAGTGCGCGCTGAAACTTATTGGGGAGGTTGTTTGGATGTTGGATACACGAAAGATTGGAAGTTATATTTCAAAGCTACGGAAAGAGCGGGATTGGACGCAGATGGAGATGGCGGATCGGTTGAATGTGAGTCATCAGGCCGTTTCTAAATGGGAACGTGGAGAATCGATGCCAGATTTAGGGACATTGATGAACATCGGTCAGGAATTTGGAGTGTCGGTGGATGAGTTGATGAATGGGGGTGCCGGGCAGGATGATACGGTATACGTCCATAATCTTGGTCGGATCATGAAGGGGTTTTCTGAGGAGCGTCGGGAAGAAGTCGCAGAAATGATCAATACGGGCGAAGCGGAAATGGATGAATTAATTGAAGTAGCGCCTTTATTGAAAGCGAGTGAATTGGCCGCAGTGACGGAGAAGGTAGATAAAAGCCTGTTCAATCAAGATATGATTTTGAGGCTCGCTCCTTTTGTTGAAACAGAGACGTTGGATCAGCTTGTATTAGAGGCGGCTCAGGAAAGCGTAGAAATTGAGCTTATTGGGAAATTGGCTCCATTTATTAGTAATGACGCGTTAGGAAAATTGTTGGACAAGGCTGTTACGGACGGAGTGGATTTTGACGCCGTAGTTCGACTGGCGCCGTTTGTACAAAGGGAGTCATTGGATAGGCTTGCACTCCAGGCGATGGAGGATGGCATAGGTTTGGATTTGATTGGAAAACTGGCACCTTTTGTTAGTAGAGAAGCATTAGGGAAATTATTAGACAAGGCAGTTGCGGATAACCTGGATTATGATGCAGTTATCAAGCTTGCTCCGTTTATTGGAAGAGAACGTGTAGATAAATTGATTGAACGGGCTGTAACTGAGGATTTGGAATGGACATTTGTCGTTAGATTGGCTCCGTTTTGCAGCCGTTCAATGTTGAATCGATTGGCGGAACAAGTGAAAGAGGGGGAATTGGATTCAAATCGCCTAATATCCCTTGCGCCTTTCATCGACAGGGAGGTTTTGAGCAGGATTGTGGATCGGATGGAAATGAGCAAGTTTGAGCCGGAAGCAATTGCGGGATTAGCGCCGTTTGTAGATAAAGGGACGTTAAGCAAATGGATTCAAAGATTATTGGTGAAATGAAGGAGGAGCAGCACTGTACAAACGGTGCTGTTTTTTATTGCATTTTACTGAAGTGTGAATTGTTTGGTAAGTGAGAACGTGTGTATGGTATAATGTGAGAATAATAGCATAGTTTTCAAGGGCGGTCAGCATCCTGTAGTTGTAACAACATTCCAGTCTTCACAGATGGAAGGGGGTGCTGTAAGAAGTGACTACATTCGAAGCAATAATCGTCATGATTAGTTTTTCTACTCTAATCGTAGCAGTGATTGCACTAGTATTGTCACAAAAGAAATAATCCACCCTTGAGTTTTAGCGGACTCGGATGGATTAATTCCTAATGTGACGCTGATCCCCTAATGGAAACCATGTCTATTAAAGTTCCGCAATGATGCACCAACATCGTTGCGGTCTTTTTTACTATATCCTATATCTATTGAAATTATAACAAATAGAAATCGTAAAGTCTATTAATTGAAAATAATTGAAGAGGTGTGTTTATGTTAATTCAACATGGCCGTGTGGCTATTCGAGAATTGATTAATGGCGATAAATTCCTTTTGGCCAAATGGTTGTCCGATCCCATGGTGTTGCAATTTTATGAGGGACGGGACCGTCCTCTAAATTTGGCACAGGTTGAGGAGGACTTTTACGGTGAAGCGGACGGTGAGACAAGATGTCTTATATTATACGATGAGA contains:
- a CDS encoding class I SAM-dependent rRNA methyltransferase, with the translated sequence MTKTIDVQVNAQSIAAFKKGYPLILKDAVVNPEVLKEEGTLIRLIDKYRKFVAKGYYGNQNKGIGWVLTRDDNEEIDFEFFESRISGALSRRESFFEDSETTAFRVFNGEGDGIGGLTIDYFDGFYMVSWYSEGIYSMKHHVYGVLDKLVDYKAIYEKKRFDTKGQYIEQDDFVKGTPGDFPIIVKENGMNFAVDLNDGAMTGIFLDQRDVRKALRDKYSDGKHVLNTFSYTGAFSVAAALGGARETTSVDLAKRSLPKTIEQFSVNGIDYEAQNIKVMDVFDYFRYAKRHELKFDVVVLDPPSFARSKKYTFSTAKDYPALLEDAIAITEKNGIIVASTNNASFSMKKFKSFIDKGFADAGSRYKILEESSLPKDFRTNRDFPEFNYLKVVILQKLK
- a CDS encoding LysE/ArgO family amino acid transporter — protein: MIEAVLHGAILALGLIIPLGAQNVFVFNQGALQPRLVKALPVVVTAGICDTILIVAAVSGVSLLILTFQWLETIIFAVGILFLIFIGISLWRSAPSAAIAEEERFSPKKQIMFAASVSLLNPHAILDTIGVIGSNALSYSGETRVAFTLTTIIISWCWFFGLALAGRLLGKMDTRGKFIGLLNKISAFVVWGVAVYMAFRIWGKFF
- a CDS encoding DUF3021 domain-containing protein, with translation MKTFLTRSILGIFFGSFLALVTIMAVIHFGDKDMLDAAILSKNVIGTVFCGWFFTVTPLLFENEKLTLPMQTTLHFLSVTALYFIVAFVIGWIPFTMKGFLSMLGIFIGFYAIIWAAFYMYFRKQAEKLNEELREL
- a CDS encoding LytTR family DNA-binding domain-containing protein, which produces MKVTLDIDSDYEETKVTIHCNEVDDSIKEILDFLKGKKTEFLVGKDGEMQHILKPDEIHYFHTEKEGVMAVTAVGSFSLKEKLYELEEILPSTKFIRLSKSVIANLHELSRFEASFNGTLVVHFKSGAKEYVSRTYVGGIKEALKMNRRKNG
- a CDS encoding ABC transporter permease gives rise to the protein MLATQLKYDLLMFSREIFYMVFTIIVPPVTYLFMGQLFGDTMYAGNLSYAETYTPSFILLITFGVVFFAFGFDQVMNRTTGVEKRINLSPVPKRTLLISNILRAIIITSFGYFLVFFIGMVAYDLSFHPINFIMAFITFMLFNAALLIISSAIYSLFTSMNGALVFSIVIFQIVMFTGGFTMPIDMMPKFVQVIAEFNPIYHMNQLFIAVWNGQFQWDSSTLLSIGFIISCVIVSLFILRFANKLRK
- a CDS encoding ABC transporter ATP-binding protein; translated protein: MEIVHVSNLQKAYGAHKVLRGIDFKAQAGEIIGVIGKNGAGKSTFLEILMTLKSYDEGNVLLFDKELRTLSYSGLENVRKDISAVLQPTQFYKTLKVAELLKLFKTYYKSPVDIEQIIIDFKLQPHRKKYFDKLSGGWKQIVSLAIAFLSEPKMLILDEPTTGLDPHMRNMLWMYISEYNKRTGGTVILTTHNMDEVELYCDKVMLLNDGVNEVFDTTQGILSSGYKSINDFYLSKVSI
- a CDS encoding IS256 family transposase gives rise to the protein MAQLNFNLDMDVLKDSVMNSNIDAVVKSTIVLVLNEYMEMERDEYLNAASYERSADRVDYRNGYYERDFTMSIGKITLKVPRTRQGDFAPSVFERYARCDQALVLSMLEMVVNGVSTRKVTKIVEQLCGKSVSKSFVSSLTAKLDPIVNEWANRPLNTNFYPYLFVDAMYIKVREHNRVVSKAVYIALGVDKEGRREILGLKVDHNESYKSWSSFFQHLISRGLQSPKLVVSDAHEGLKKAIQEDFLGTSWQRCNVHFKRNIVEAFPKKDNQEAISLLKSIFAAEDMDTVRSLKELFFEKYEENPKYQKALKILDEGFEDSIQYMNFPIAHRKSIRSTNGVERLNEEIRRRERVIRIFPNTQSAFRLIGAVLISYVESNKYWNKRLFTAKKS
- a CDS encoding AAA family ATPase gives rise to the protein MIIMINGAFGVGKTSVANELLRRLDGAMLFDPEAIGFMLRHIIPQEMKLDREKTGDFQDLEMWRPLTVEVAKQLRETYGKDLIVPMTIYNKDYFNTIHGGFRRIDPETYHFCLVAKKETIHQRLIERGEEEGNWCFQQTDKCLSGFEDFRFEQFIQTDDTGIEEIANFICKETAVKSINN
- a CDS encoding methyl-accepting chemotaxis protein → MTVGKKLWLGFLAILSIVLFVGASGLWALYKLNAEYRYLIDDKIKNVIAMEQLLSAQHADAKNIRGYIIYQEQTYVEQRTEIMESIKGHIKELDKALHTPSAHEMMKNVKETSKSAEQISELIIRDVHSGNMESAMNLAKEVSYYQEKVSANLQQLIHQQESEKKNTEEQLQTVLKWIYVSIVGLIGVAVITSIIIARIISNSIARPVRNMTASLAQLANGDFTSGPILVHNKDEIGDMAIALNGMTDDLRGILKTVKDSAILLANHAEELSASSEESLAASKTVAEITERNLIASDEQVGKVNDSTRSLNEMLKGIDHISNDNEKMQHASTEVAGHVLDGASKMKDLTSQMAEISSSIQRSSNTIGQLATQSEKIREVTTVITKMAEQTNLLALNAAIEAARAGEHGKGFAVVANEVRHLADQSKQSAADIGRLIDEIVHSVERTIVTAEEGYLFVAKGRELSERTGYVFQQIESATGMMNGAMNAVSTTIKEVRSMTDIISAESIDVQNLALQTLTEAQSASAATEEQLSANSEISMNAQALAILAERLLRDVNRFKIAE
- a CDS encoding HAD family hydrolase → MMKAIIFDFDGTLANTLPICYYAFQSVFKEYDNREITPNEIIGMFGPSEVGILRKNLLSTRKDEAIEYFYQQYSEFHMDLVKANQDIHKMISILKGMDIKLGIFTGKAKRSLDISLEKLDMEGLFDCVITGDDVCKPKPDPEGLVKALSLLKVDNSEAIFVGDSDADIIAGLQANVFTIGVQWLPEYQTAVFSEQPNLLMGSVAEFENYVKGEVK
- a CDS encoding NUDIX hydrolase, which produces MSTQWLNWAKRIQALSQSGLAFSKDIYDIERYEELRKISVEIIAEYTNLDMNKIEDLFANETGYQTPKVDVRGVVFKNDQILMVKENIDDKWALPGGFCDIELSPTENVVKEIKEESGYDVIPVKIIALLDKNKHPHPPEPYHYYKIFIMCEIIGGGPAVGPETNQVEFFSKNNLPPLSKNRNTESQIITMFEFLWNPHKETVFD